From the genome of Apodemus sylvaticus chromosome 3, mApoSyl1.1, whole genome shotgun sequence, one region includes:
- the Sesn2 gene encoding sestrin-2 has product MIVADSECHAEIKGYLPFTRGSVAGPETREEHREGQARRGPRGPSAFIPVEEILREGAESLEQHLGLEALMSSGRVDNLAVVMGLHPDYLSSFWRLHYLLLHTDGPLASSWRHYIAIMAAARHQCSYLVGSHVTEFLQTGGDPEWLLGLHRAPEKLRKLSEINKLLAHRPWLITKEHIQALLKTGEHSWSLAELIHALVLLTHCHSLASFVFGCGILPEGDAEGSPASQAPSPPSGQGSPPSGDPLNNSGGFEAARDIEALMERMRQLQESLLRDEGASQEEMENRFELEKSESLLVTPSADILEPSPHPDILCFVDDPTFGYEDFTRRGTQAPPTFRAQDYTWEDHGYSLIQRLYPEGGQLLDEKFQVAYSLTYNTIAMHSGVDTSMLRRAIWNYIHCVFGIRYDDYDYGEVNQLLERNLKIYIKTVACYPEKTTRRMYNLFWRHFRHSEKVHVNLLLLEARMQAALLYALRAITRYMT; this is encoded by the exons GAGCATCGGGAAGGCCAGGCTCGGCGAGGCCCCCGAGGGCCCAGCGCCTTCATCCCAGTGGAGGAG ATCCTTCGGGAAGGAGCGGAGAGCCTGGAGCAGCACCTGGGGCTCGAGGCTCTGATGTCCTCAGGGCGGGTGGACAACCTGGCGGTGGTGATGGGTCTACACCCTGACTACCTCAGCAGCTTCTGGCGCCTGCACTACCTGCTGCTGCATACGGATGGGCCCCTGGCCAGCTCCTGGCGCCACTACATTGCCATCATG GCTGCTGCCCGCCACCAGTGTTCTTACCTGGTGGGTTCCCACGTGACTGAGTTCCTGCAGACGGGCGGTGACCCCGAGTGGCTGCTGGGTCTCCACCGGGCCCCGGAAAAGCTGCGCAAGCTCAGTGAGATCAACAAATTACTGGCGCATCGGCCGTGGCTCATCACCAAGGAGCATATCCAG gcCTTGCTGAAGACTGGTGAGCACAGCTGGTCCCTGGCCGAGCTTATCCATGCGCTGGTCCTGCTCACCCactgccactccctggcctcCTTTGTGTTTGGCTGTGGAATACTTCCTGAGGGAGATGCAGAGGGCAGCCCTGCCTCCCAGGCACCTTCACCTCCCAGTGGGCAAGGCAGCCCCCCAAGCGGGGACCCACTGAACAACTCAGGG GGCTTTGAAGCCGCCCGTGACATCGAAGCTCTGATGGAACGCATGAGGCAGCTTCAGGAGAGCCTGCTGCGGGATGAGGGTGCTTCCCAGGAGGAAATGGAGAACCGCTTTGAGCTTGAGAAGTCAGAAAGCCTGCTGGTGACCCCCTCAG CGGATATCCTGGAGCCTTCTCCACACCCAGACATCCTGTGCTTTGTGGACGACCCCACATTTGGATATGAGGACTTCACTCGTCGAGGGACTCAGGCGCCCCCAACCTTCCGTGCCCAG GACTATACCTGGGAAGATCACGGCTACTCACTGATCCAGAGGCTCTACCCTGAGGGAGGGCAGCTGCTGGATGAGAAGTTCCAGGTTGCCTACAGCCTCACCTACAACACCATTGCCATGCACAGCGGCGTGGACACCTCCATGCTCCGCAGGGCCATCTGGAACTACATCCACTGCGTCTTCGGCATCAG ATATGATGACTATGATTATGGGGAGGTAAACCAGCTCCTGGAACGGAACCTCAAGATCTATATCAAGACCGTGGCCTGCTACCCTGAGAAGACAACACGCAGAATGTACAACCTCTTTTGGAGGCACTTCCGCCACTCAGAGAAG GTTCATGTGAACTTGCTGCTCCTCGAAGCCCGCATGCAAGCAGCCCTGCTCTACGCCCTCCGTGCCATCACCCGCTACATGACCTGA